Within the Metasolibacillus fluoroglycofenilyticus genome, the region CGAGCAAATCTCGCACGATGCCACCACCAGAACCAGTTAGCACCGCGGCAACAATAACTGCGCTAAGAGGGAGCTCTAATTTAACTGCAAACATCGCCCCTTGTACTGCAAAGGCAGCGAGACCAATCGCATCAGATAAATTGCCCCAGCGATTCCAATGTTTCATAAATCGATAGGGCACTAAGAAAAACAATGTAATTGCTGCAAGCGCAATTTGAAACATCATTTCTTGACTCCATAAAGTAGTTACCGGTAAGCCAATTAATAAATTGCGGATAGCTCCACCGCCGAATGCCGTTACAACGCCGAGTAAATAAACCCCGAACAAATCATACTCCTCTTCCATTGCAACAATGGCGCCAGACAATGCAAAGGCGATTGTCCCGATAATACTAAAAACTTCCCAAGCCATTTTCAAACTCCTTTAAACGTATGTAATAAATATTTTTAGTTAGCAAAATCGAGCATAACAATTAATGAAACAATAGTAAAGGGTAAATAGTTGACGTGATAAATATAGTTGATAAGATGGGAGAGGACTAAAAACTATCAATGAAAAATAAGGAGATACCTATGTTTACGTCAAATTTAACAGAACAAACATTAACGCTTGCTGCGCAAATTGAAAATAAAGTAGCAGCATTTCATAAACACGCAGACGAAAATGCTTTTTTTAATCAACAAAAGGTATTAGCGGCCTTTAAAGAAAATCAAGTATCTGATTATCATTTACAGCCCTCAAACGGTTACGGCTATGATGATGAAGGGCGTGATAATTTAGAGCGTGTATATGCTCAAGTATTCGGAGCAGAGGCGGCGATTGTACGACCGCAAATTATTTCAGGGACTCATGCCATTACACTTAGCTTATTCGGCGTTTTGCGTCCGGGTGACGAACTTCTGTATATTACAGGTAAGCCGTATGACACGCTTCAATCCATTGTTGATGGTGGCGATAAGGATACGGGCTCATTGAAGGATTTTGGCATTAAATATAGTCATATTGATTTAATTGATAATAAAGATATTGATTGGCATGGTGTGCGCCAAGCAGTAAATGAAAAAACAAAAATGATTGCGATTCAGCGTTCAAAGGGATATGCAAGCCGTCCATCGTTCACAGTTGCTGAAATTGGCGCAATGGTGGAGCAAATTCGTCTAGTTGCACCTCAT harbors:
- a CDS encoding trimeric intracellular cation channel family protein, encoding MAWEVFSIIGTIAFALSGAIVAMEEEYDLFGVYLLGVVTAFGGGAIRNLLIGLPVTTLWSQEMMFQIALAAITLFFLVPYRFMKHWNRWGNLSDAIGLAAFAVQGAMFAVKLELPLSAVIVAAVLTGSGGGIVRDLLARRKPTVLRDEIYAMWAASAGLIIGLQIFTGDLFLYVMFAAVTALRILSYLRGWRLPRKKLSVK